One Parageobacillus sp. KH3-4 genomic region harbors:
- a CDS encoding adenosylcobinamide amidohydrolase, whose protein sequence is MNVLEVNNVSYRYHRKRVLHNVTFTVAKGEIFGVLGPNGSGKTTLLKLLSKELPLQSGSIAVNGRPLRSFSQKEWARFAAVLPQTMDAAFGYTVKETVELGRYAHQSGLFPTWTAEDEQAVKTAIEEVGLTEKAEEGIDRLSGGERQRVYLARALAQQPRLLLLDEPTNHMDITQQIKLLDQLVRWAKEKMLTVVAIFHDINIASLYCDRLLMLKSGEVVALGAPEELMERELLNSVFQAPVSRQAHPTVSKPLMAFLREWEFPRLQRGELRERFMWKMLEDCVAISASSPLKVLSSALVGSGFQWATHFVNRQVSKDYDCKDAEAEMKHYLRRRGFPVQQTIGMMTAVSVEDAVCMYEKHDAFSVWTVVTAGVGNAVDAAQAWKRARFDQKIGTINIIVFIDGNLTEAAYVQAVMTATEAKTKALYDEKIIDPETNTYATGTSTDCIAIAATQTGKTFPYAGTITPLGKAIGRTVYEATKEALRRYQQRRGSS, encoded by the coding sequence TATCATCGCAAACGGGTTCTTCATAATGTGACGTTTACCGTAGCGAAAGGTGAAATATTTGGGGTTTTAGGGCCGAACGGAAGCGGGAAAACGACGTTATTGAAGCTATTAAGCAAAGAGCTGCCGTTACAAAGCGGCAGTATTGCGGTGAACGGTCGGCCGCTTCGCTCTTTTTCGCAAAAAGAATGGGCGCGCTTTGCCGCAGTGCTTCCGCAAACAATGGATGCGGCGTTCGGATATACGGTCAAAGAAACGGTGGAACTTGGACGATACGCTCATCAAAGCGGCCTATTTCCAACATGGACGGCAGAAGATGAACAAGCGGTGAAAACGGCAATCGAAGAAGTGGGGCTAACGGAAAAGGCAGAAGAAGGAATTGACCGTTTGAGCGGGGGAGAACGTCAGCGCGTTTATTTAGCAAGGGCGCTTGCGCAGCAGCCCCGGCTTTTGTTGCTGGACGAACCGACGAATCATATGGACATTACCCAACAAATAAAGCTATTGGACCAGCTTGTCCGATGGGCGAAAGAAAAAATGCTCACCGTTGTTGCGATTTTTCATGATATCAACATTGCTAGTTTATATTGTGACAGGCTTTTAATGCTAAAAAGCGGCGAGGTAGTTGCACTAGGGGCACCGGAAGAATTGATGGAGCGTGAACTGTTAAATTCTGTATTCCAAGCGCCGGTAAGCAGGCAAGCGCATCCGACCGTCTCCAAACCGCTCATGGCGTTTTTGCGCGAATGGGAGTTTCCTCGTTTACAACGCGGCGAACTGCGTGAACGATTCATGTGGAAAATGTTGGAGGACTGCGTCGCCATCAGCGCCTCCTCGCCGCTGAAGGTGTTATCATCAGCGCTTGTCGGATCAGGATTTCAATGGGCGACACATTTTGTCAATCGCCAAGTTTCCAAAGATTATGATTGCAAAGATGCGGAAGCAGAGATGAAACATTATTTGCGGCGCCGCGGCTTTCCCGTCCAACAAACGATTGGAATGATGACCGCTGTTTCGGTCGAAGATGCCGTTTGCATGTATGAAAAACACGACGCGTTTTCTGTATGGACCGTCGTGACCGCTGGAGTGGGAAACGCCGTCGATGCCGCACAGGCGTGGAAACGGGCGCGGTTCGATCAAAAAATTGGCACAATCAACATTATCGTATTCATTGACGGGAATTTAACGGAGGCAGCATATGTGCAAGCAGTAATGACGGCGACGGAAGCGAAAACAAAAGCGCTATACGATGAAAAAATTATCGATCCGGAGACAAACACTTATGCAACAGGAACATCGACGGATTGCATCGCGATTGCTGCGACGCAAACAGGGAAAACATTTCCATATGCTGGAACGATCACGCCGCTTGGGAAAGCGATAGGGCGCACCGTTTATGAAGCGACAAAAGAAGCGTTGCGCCGCTATCAACAGCGGAGGGGATCGTCGTGA